Sequence from the Megalops cyprinoides isolate fMegCyp1 chromosome 4, fMegCyp1.pri, whole genome shotgun sequence genome:
acacagatatataatttgtaaaacacatgatgaaacatacacatacagacatacacaattACGTAATTACATTATATGTTTATTTCTAGAGTTCCATAAAAAACGTTACAGCCAGATGAGTCCAAAGTACAGCATACATTCTGTgagatacaaaaataaatgtcttcAGAGGAGAAAGAATACAGTTTGTGaagtttcattaaaaaaccTAAGCTAACGGGCTACAAGTTGAAGTGTGTATTATTAACGTTTGCACAGAATCTCGGTTTTTGTCCACATTTACACACTTGGGTACGTTTTGTGTTTCAATCCTACAATCTGCATAGGTTTGCTATTTTCTtgtaaaagacacaaaatactCACGTATTCCCCATTATCAAAACATACCTGAGGTTTATATTGTATTGCAAATTCATATGTTACTGTCTCTATATCGCCACCCTATTGAATACTCACTATTCTTCTGTGTTCTGTAGTAATGTGGGGAGGAAAATCAACGAACAGAAATTCATTGGTACTAAAAGAGGCCTCTATGGTAACCAGCGGTTAGGATGGCAACACTCTAACAAGCACATTTCTTGTGAAAATGACAATCTATTTCCTACCGAAGCTGTACAGCATATGCACTTTGTAGATTTAATattcacaaacagacacataaatcGAAGCGGATATAGATGCTTTCATTGgtcaccccacccccttcagaaaacaaaaaaattcaaaacagtgtGTACAAAAGGTAAACAATTCAAAACGCTAATCTAAATTCAACGAAAGTatctatttaaaatgtatgacttGAACTCTGCATCGGAAATACAGGTACCTAAAATACAAACGTCTGCGTTTCTTTGTCATTGCCTTAAATTTTTGTTTCCCTCGACATAGATTTGGAGAGTCCAAAATATGTCTACTTTAAGCGGGTTACAACGATCTAttgatacatttaaatattttaactcGGTTGAACTGTAAAAAGGTTTTCCCCCAAAACGCAGTCCAAGCAGTTCAAATTACAGGTGCAAAAagttcaaaaatcaaaatttatGAAAAGTTGTGACGGGTAGCCACTTATAGCTAAGCAAACAGGTGCCAATGTGAAAGCTAAACATAATTCCTTTTATCATAGTCCCCGTTTGGCGTGGCTCTTTTTGTGGGCGCATATTTGACCGAATAAGAGGAGTTTCCAGACGCTGGgcaggaacagcacagcaccGCGCCGCCGAGCAGCAGGAGCGCGGCGGCCGCCCAGCCGATGTAAAGCGCAGCTCCGATCTCTCGTTTCTTAGCCGTTGGGACTTGAGGGTTGTAGAAGTCCGATATTATGCTGTTAGCCATCCAGCACAAAGGCACCAGGACGAAAATTCCGCTTATAATGTAGATCACGCCGCCTGCGTTCACCACCCTGGCtttcactgtttctgttttgatacAATTGGTGCACTGCGCGCCGGCAATGGTGACCATCAGCCCCAATACGCCCAGTACCGAGGATATGATGGTGAGAGCTCGAGCAGTCTGTAGGTCATGGCTGAGCGCAAGCACCGAGTCGTACACCTTGCACTGCATCTGGCCCGTGCTCTGCACCACACAGGACATCCACAACCCTTCCCAGCTGGTTTGGGCGACAACGATGTTGCTCTCGATGAATGCCGTCACTTTCCACATAGGCAAACCGCATGCCACCATCACAAGTAGCGAGCCGATGACGCACAGTCCCAATCCAATGATCTCCAAACCAGCAGAAACCATTTTGAGtcctttcttctgttttaatgtattcttCGCTTTTTGtgcgttttcctctccacagGTATTGTTTCAGCCAAGCACCCGtgcttttaaatgacagttCTTAAAACTTCTTCTTTCCTCGGCTGAGAAGAACAGGTTCGCTTTCATTTAAGGGCACATCGCTCTCTGTGTATTTAATACGTTTCACACAGCTCTGGATTCTTATCAACTCCAGCCAGGGTATAATTCAAACTGGAGTGTAATAATAAAGGACCCTGAATATTTAGTCGGAGGGGTGTGCAACTCTACGAGTGTTCAACCAGGAGGAAAAACTTTTGTCCAATCAGATTTCATCGCATCCTCTCCTGGCCAATAAAAAGGCAGACATGTTGGATGAAAAGGGACAAAGGGAAGCCGCTTTGAAAGCGAACAGTTATTTGACAGTGAATAGGGGAGGGGGTCAGCTGCAGAACGAAGTATGAACGAATTTTACAGCCCTGCTGGAATTTCCTCAGGTTGCAAAATCACTCATTCTTTGTAAGAGGGGTTACAGTGGTGGAAAGCTGCAAAAATCTTTGCCCACTAAAATACAATAATCACAACTAATGTGTATTTACAATAGCGACACTATTATGGTTGTCGATTGAACAGGTTGAAAAAGCAAACAGGTAAACATTTGATATAGTGCAAATATGTAATCAAGTGTCATACTGATTATATGTTTTTCCTACGTGAAACATTTAATTATCTGCTTCTGACATCAGACATTAGTCAAATAGTGATTACATTCTTAAACTGTTGGAGCGCCATCCTCACGAAGTCTGCACTaacattcatattttgtatCATATAGTGTTTATCATTTTCGACTCAAGCGCACAAGGTTATTCTCGTGCTCCATGAGCCTGTCAAGATAATAAAAAGATGGGAGGATCTCTGCAGATCCTACTCTAAAAGGATGCCTGCGAGGACACGTTGCGACTGTCCCCATAGATCGTATTCACGCATCAAGTTTAATTTCGCAACGCGTGGGGTGTGCAGATAGCAGTGTGAACACTAAAGATTGGGAAATGACATGATGGTGGTATCTGTCCGTTTGACAAGGTAACTTCGTATGgtttatttggaaaacatttaTGATGTTACGGATCCACATAATAAATTGAGATGCGCTTTCTGTAGCTTATATGGGGTTTACGCCGCTAAAATTgtactaaacaaacaaacaatttggCACTGAGTTCAGTGGCATTATTATCCTAAGAAAGAACTCGcctgttttatattgtgctttataatatgaaaataacGGCACCCGTTAAGTGGAGCTGCCTTCTATATATGTTTATCGCCGTCAGTAGCTGTCCTTAGTCGCTACCTAGTGTTGCTCGCAACGAAGCAGAGAGCGAGGTTGTCATTATATCGTCAATACATAATTAAAGTGAAATTAGCATTTAGTAatttagctgacgctcttatccaccGCGACTAAGTCAGTTCACTTAGAACAGCTTCGATCTATTTTTTCGAAGAGAATGCATGATAGTATAAATTAAACTGAGAACGTTTTTTTGCTATCTTATATGTTTTAGGATAGTTGAAACCGAACTGTAATTGAATATTCGTTACAGCAGCACATGCACTACATCggaaattaaaaattcaatgaaatttaaaatgcgACTTGAAATATTGTCCAATCCTCACACACTGTGTGCTAATTTGTCCTTCAGTGGATACATTGATTGCAGGTAAAGTAATGATTAAACTCACCTGCAACATATACCTTCGGCCGTAAAAGTGTTAACATTAAAAGAGACTTTTATTCCACAACAAAGTTGACTCTCATGTAGGCAAAAGCATATATGCCTATGCTTAGCAACAATATTTTAGTTAGTATGAGAAACATGGCAATATTGCATGTGAAGTTACTGTTTTAAATATAGAGTTTTGTCTATTTTTTGAAGGTCTTCAGAAATTATACATGACTTCATCGTCGACTACAGAGATTTCCAACTCACATTACTCAGAATGGAAAACGGGATGGAAAGCTATGGGCTCAGCACCAAGTGCATAATGATATTTAAATTTTCATCGTCCACAAAGAGTCACGAAGAGCTGCTATATCTAGTTTTTATACCTTTAAAATTGGTTTCACATATGCTTTccttcatttctatttttgaacaaaaatatatatgatgaGAAATGTATCATAGAGTGCCTTCTATATTTGCTCATACCCATGACTAAATAGGagcaaaatatgtaataaaagaaacataTCTGTATTAGATATTACTTATggttaagaaataaaatatagtaTACTTCAGtcttaatagaaaaaataatttataataataatggattttatattacaaaatagaaatgtcatatttattcatattcctGTAATGAACCCTCATCTGCCATCTTACCATTCTGAAGCACTAATTCATAGGCAATGCAAACAGTGTCAGTGACATGCTTAAGaaaatttcaattaaatgcttatttaattaaattgaatttgatTGAAATTCTTATCATTGTTGAACTGTTTACAGACACATCCAATGATTATCTCTTTTTAAACATACACTTGTCATGTCATTTATTACTTTCTGGAAGTTTTATCTATAATACCAAATTTTGAAATAGAATGCAACATAGTAAAACCATATTGGAGGGAGTAATAATTTGATTTGCCTGTACTGGCTGTAGATCCCCTACATTACATCACgctatgataaaaaaaaaaaacactctatgACTCAGGGGAATTTCTGGAATGGGCCATACCTGGCTTTTGTTAGTTTGCTTCCTGTTGTCAAAGGAATTCCAAACTGTTGGTAGGCTTACCTTAACCATCACTGACTGTCTAGGACTTACAAAggaacaacatattttttattaaatcctACTCGCACTAAATAGAAAATAGATCATGGAGATGTTTTAATTCACTTGCTTCTGAGAGGAATTCAGTAGaacattctgtctctgctggagtactttttttttattaacatctGTGACTGAACTATGGCATTCCATTGGCATGAGAAAGATTTCCTTTATTAACTCAGTGAAACCACAGGGCAGGACCCAGGACATACTCATGTCTGAGGATGAGGCTGAATCAAATACATTTGTCATCATGCCTGAaatattacaagaaaaaaataagcgACTTAAACTGCCAAGCCAAAGTGAAACTTGGCCCTCTGTGTGGAACAGTCAATGAAGAAGTTCACCCTGTTTATTAAAGATGTGATATCCAATAGTACCATTGTATGAAAAGTATCactgattacattttcatgatGATTATGCCAGGTAGTTTGCTGGAGAAATAACTTTCACCAGTCGTGAAAGAGCACCAGCTTCAAAGAttgcatgaatgtgtgtacCTTTGAAATTGCTGATAATGAAGATGATGCCACCAGTAAGTCATGTGGAGCAGCTGCAAAGAGACCCTCAGGAGGGAGACATCATAGATATAATAGAAGCAGGAAGGTCCAATTCTTTCCCATAATCACCATCTGTAATTGCATTAGATAACTGCAAAGTCAATTTCTTGTAGCTTATCCTGTTGTTCATCAGgcaaaaaacataaacaataaaaccCTCAATGAACCAGCTGGATTTAATCTAAGATggatttaaatttattttatgtaggTGTGAACCAAAACAGCTCTGCCCCATAAAAGAGGGCTAACTTTTCTTCTAGCTCCTTTGTGAAGCACTGAGTCACCTGCTACTGTCAATACAGTCATACGCCAACTTCTACCAGCTTCTACCAAACAAAATTACCTTATTACTGCATTTCCCTTACTCCCCTACTGTCAATACAGTCATACGCCAACTTCTACCAGCTTCTACCAAACAAAATTACCTTATTACTGCATTTCCCTTACTTGGATATGTCCTAAAATTGTGTTTAGCCAATATCTCTGAAGTTTTGACTCTGAATGAACTCTCCATTGTTAAGTGACAGTTGTGAATTTTATACAAAGCATCAAAACAGATGCATCACTCCTCATGCATGCATAATTACAGTATTCAGGATGCAGATTCTGGATATTGATTCaatgttttcagtttgattcaTTGATCATAACTGACTGTAATGTGCTCAAATGACTTTGACTGCTGGATGAGCACCACATTGCCTCATTGTGCCTCATTGCCAGAGAGGTGGTTGGGCACAGGTGATTCCCTGATATCTTTGTGATATTGATAGATTGAAGGCTGCATTATTACAGCGTACTGTAGCTCACAATTTAGGGTAATTACCTCTGCATCAATTCACCAGGtaatatttaagaaaataacaACATTTAATTTCTAGCAGGCACTGAAGGCTTTATTGAATAGGACATCCATGGCATAATTGTTGCATTCTCATCTCACAAGAAGCCAGTACACCATAGGCAGCACATGAACATACATGTTGTGTGTGGAATATCAATATCATAGGAAGAAGAGCTCGTGAGATCCACAGACTTCATCATGGTAGTTCTGTGCAGTCAGATTGCCATCAGTCACTATAAGTAGACTTCTGTGGTGAGTAGACATGCTCCTCTTTAGTCTGGCCAATCTGCAATTTCAGAATCACACAGCAGTCAGATTCAGTTCAACATTGGACTTAGGCTGAGACCTTTATAACCTCTCTCGGCTTGACAAGCAAAGCAAGAGCAAACAGCTCTTGGTATTGTGTGGTGTTGTGAGCATTTTTAGACTCACACACTtaacccacacatgcacacattacacGAGTGATTAGGCTCCCCTGTTAAGTTGCTCTCATTTCAGATGGCCATAAGAGATACTAACATCAGAGTTTAGTGCTAACAGTGGACAGTGGGAATTCATTGTCTGAAAGCTTGTTTATTGCTCTCCCTGATGATGTATGCACTCATTGAAGATGAGGCTTTGTGTCTTTATTGCATGTGAGAGGTTCTGCTTCTGTGCCTCAATTGCATTGTGCTCCTATGTGGTTATgtggtgtgtgactgtgtgactcCCTTCCACAATTTAACTGATGGATATTGTGACCAAGCACTTCTGATGCAGTGTGACCAATAGTGTGAAAAAAAACGTAGAGCATGATTATGTCTTTGCCTTGACAAGGTGTTGTGACTCACAGTCTCCCAGATTGTAGCCTGTCATTCATGGAGTGAGTTTGGCTGTAACACCTTACCTGGTTAGAAATTACTAGCTGTGAACACTCCAGACAGTGAGCGACTGAGTGCAGCCTCCAACACACCAATGTCATGAAGACATTGTCCTCTTGATTAAGTGGGTTTTATTTGTTACTTgctgatttttatttcttgattGTCACCAAGCCAGcatcaaatattacattatcacTCTGTGAATACTTAATGACAGCAGTTAAGCAGGAGATATAAAAGTGGATTCTGAAACTAGTATTTGCTGTGCGtgcttttgtaaaatgtgtttgtcattcctatttaaattgtattatgtactgttttccacatttgtgtgtatgggtTTCCCTTGTTAAGGGCATCTGATACATAATAATAGTAATTCTGTGGTATAGTAGCAATGAGAACCAGTGATTAGGGGTTATGATGTTAGATAATTAATGGTACAGTACTGCTATACCCTTCAGCAGTATGTTTCACCTTACTTACCCCAGGACAACCCTGTGAGCATAAATTGATCccagaaaatgaatgtgttgtaatattattttttgtggttCAGGGGATTTCACAGAGGTCCACTTTCAAATACTTGCTCAACTTATCACAGGCGATGGCAACTGATGTGATCCTGGGAGGCACATTTTAGGCTCTCTGGATGAGCCTATAAAAGTGTCACTGTATCTCCTATTAGTACTTACTTACTAGTCTTACTAGTACTTACTTACTAGTTAAACTCACTGGAGCATAATGAGGATTTGAAAGCCATCTGTTGATTTTCTCACCTTCTTCACTGTCAAGCAGCTAAGGAGTGATTCCACAACATTTGACCAAACTCCTCCTAGTGAATGCATGATGTATTGTATGTACAGTTCTGTATGAATTCCTCATAATGAACCTTTATACTGTGTAGTCCTCTTGTCGTATCCAGGCCCTGTGGCTGATTCCTCAGTGAATAAAGAATTCATGAACAAATGGGCCTTCATGTCAACGTTTTCAATCACATATAACTATATTGCCTTACATTAATTATTCAATCACGGATCAAAATTTAGTTGAATAATACAaactaaataatttaaaaatgagcctcattttaatgattttggAGCGTAGATATGCAAATTGCACAGGAAATATCTTTAACTAAATTCTAAGTTGCAGTGATGTTTGTTACTGCAGTGCTGTAGTGCAGTCACTGCTGGATCACAGACTTGTCCAGTTTGTCAGGCATACCCTCAGTCATGGATGCCTTGTTGATTTAaattggttttctgttttctttctcaaaatTCTACATACTGACTGCAATGATATTCTGGGCAATTGCACTCAGATGAGTATGATATCACATCCACTCTTCAAATGAGCCCAAAAGTACTGTGATGTGCACACAATTTGTCTTTAATATAGGTATGATTCTGTCCCTGTGATTAATATGCAGGTGAATCTTAACCCTTAGATGCATAGGTAGGGTTATTTTTGACcacaagaattttttttttcaatgcctCCTCACGAAATGTATCTGATCATCTGAAATTCTATTTCTGACAAACTTTGTTCAAAACACTCAATAATTTGAAGTTTATGATTATCTTTTTTACTTTTGGTGATAACTGTCTATTAGCATTACCACCCCTAGTTTATATTCATTGGGTCTGGGACTTTTTGATCCCAGTTAATTCCAATAGAAATTATTTGAATCATTGATTCTTACATTGTGATCTTCAAAAATTGAATTTGACCACCTGATAATTCATGTTTTCCAAAACAATATTACTCTAAATACACAACAGGTTGCATTTTGTGATTATCTTGCTTACTTTTTGAGATAATGGTCTTTTAGTGTACTACCAGTGAATTACCTATTCATTTCCTATGGGAATTATTTTGGAACCTTTGATTCCTACCTTGTTATTGTCAGGAATTCATTTATTGTgcacaatatttcaaatgaaaacttaAGCATCACAACACAAATTTGCTCAGAACATCTGCCCAAGACACATCagatcattttttattcaaatcacTTAAATTTCAGGATGGTGTGCAGTACAAGTTTTACAGTGCAGTAACActgtcattatttcatttgctgttaATATTTGTCATCAAGCCAAAGTGCAGATGGTTAATGTTGTTACATAACATGCTACTACAACTAGCTcctcacttaaaaaaaataaataaataaaaaaattcactgGTGGCTCCACccatataaatgtgtatgttggGTGAGCCATgcgttgattttttttttttttaattacactgttgtttttaatttaattttaatttaataatttaatgtaacgcTCTATTAGATGATTCAGTTCAGTGAAGAAATATTCATATAATAAAACTGAAGgttaattgaaaaattaaaattaaaaaatagttCTTTGTTACAAACCgttaaaatgtgacaaattatataatttagacattaaaatatttgtagGAGGTCAAATCCATAACATAAATAACCGGGCTAAACATTTGGATACACGTTAACATTTAAATAGGAAAAACGCAGATTTTCTGCTAAGGGTCACTGGTGACCCCACCCAGGTAAATGTGTAGGCTATGTTGGGTGAACCATGCATCTAATGGTTAAATTCTTATACCCCGGAGTGAACGCTGTTGTATAAATGCTTTCTAGATGCGACCACACACGAACTCTTCACTTCGGGTGCTTTTAcgtcactgtggataagagtgtcagtACTTTAAAATGTCTCTTAACGCTGAAGACTGCCATCCTTTAATTATATACGATTCAAGCAGTATATTCAGTTTATCCGTGTCTGTTATTGTGAATTGATTTGAACACGCCGTATGTTACACAGACCTGCAAAGACGTTAAAAGCATGCCACGTCTTGATATGGGACACGCAGCATAAGCACGTGTTGAAACGATTTTTCCATGTCGCCAAACAACGTTCAGTTATATCAGAAACAACCCATTTACAAATAATATTGAGGTTCTGTCTTCAGAGCTAAATGCACTGTGTCTTACACTTGTCATTTTAGGATAAAACGCTGTACATCCTCAgctagaacaaaaaaaagacatgcgATCAGTTAGTTTCGATTTGACGGATTGTGCAGTAACATGTGCTTGTTTTGGCAGAAGCTGGTATCAACCAAGAACTATGACCACTTTAATTGCGAAAGTGTAGAGTCTGGATGCCATCTTGGCTCTGAACTTGCACCTCCTTAAAATGGTATCTCCTTCCAGGCTTTGAGCCATAATGGCTTCAGTCTCTCGACATTCCTCAGTGTCCCACCCACATTCGCAGAAAAATGGGCATTATGGGATAAAGGCGGAATATATTGGGGAGGTTCCGGATTCCCTGGACTGGCCTGGGATAGATTGGAGCAGTGagaaaaatcacaacaaaagtTGTTTTGGTTTATAAAGAGGTAAGGATTTAACGGGAGTTCATTTAGATTGCTGTTGTTTGCAGCGCTAAACAGCGCACAGACTTGGCAACAGCGTAAACTTAAGCAGAGGGAATCCGTAACAGTTGCGGGAGAAGTTCAGAGTAACTATCCTAAAAAAACTCATCCGcgtaatataaatatttaatgtaactACATTTTTAAGAATGATACACTGAAATGTACAGTCAACGTACAGTACAGTACTTACAACCTTTGAGAACTATTcctaaaacatattttcttgaAACTCCTAACGTTCTGTGATTGC
This genomic interval carries:
- the cldn5a gene encoding claudin 5a translates to MVSAGLEIIGLGLCVIGSLLVMVACGLPMWKVTAFIESNIVVAQTSWEGLWMSCVVQSTGQMQCKVYDSVLALSHDLQTARALTIISSVLGVLGLMVTIAGAQCTNCIKTETVKARVVNAGGVIYIISGIFVLVPLCWMANSIISDFYNPQVPTAKKREIGAALYIGWAAAALLLLGGAVLCCSCPASGNSSYSVKYAPTKRATPNGDYDKRNYV